A stretch of the Desulfuromonas sp. TF genome encodes the following:
- a CDS encoding response regulator transcription factor has protein sequence MPINVLICCKTYLLAEGLKRLLEDDEEIDIVGISCSNGDLEEMLKLDHDVVIADHGSCNTIFRDFRAEESLKVLLLSNSSNLSLPYKDLQEVVSKGLVGLVSNKSDSKLLKKAIRTVHSGELWIDRKTINKSLHRPDVANKEMHLTKKEMEILHYLCSGFTNKEMSEKLSISEPTVKSHVNHLFKKFGVSNRLKLAICAAKIKSDPDELKEA, from the coding sequence ATGCCGATAAATGTTCTGATATGTTGCAAAACCTATCTCCTTGCTGAAGGTCTGAAAAGGCTTCTTGAAGACGACGAGGAGATCGACATCGTCGGGATTTCCTGCAGCAATGGCGATCTGGAAGAGATGCTGAAACTGGATCACGATGTTGTTATTGCCGATCATGGCAGTTGCAACACGATCTTCCGTGATTTCCGCGCTGAAGAATCCTTAAAGGTTTTGCTTTTAAGCAACAGTTCGAACCTTTCCCTCCCCTATAAAGATTTGCAGGAGGTGGTCTCTAAGGGCTTGGTCGGTCTGGTTTCTAACAAGTCTGACTCCAAGTTGCTCAAAAAGGCAATCAGGACAGTGCATTCCGGAGAATTGTGGATAGATCGAAAGACGATAAACAAATCACTTCACCGCCCCGATGTTGCGAACAAGGAAATGCATCTGACTAAAAAAGAGATGGAAATCCTGCATTATCTGTGCTCCGGCTTTACCAACAAGGAGATGTCAGAAAAGCTCTCCATCAGCGAACCGACCGTGAAATCCCATGTTAACCATCTTTTTAAAAAATTCGGTGTCTCAAACCGGCTTAAACTGGCTATTTGCGCCGCCAAAATAAAGTCCGATCCTGATGAACTGAAAGAAGCATAG
- a CDS encoding DUF362 domain-containing protein, which produces MNHEKDGITRREFILEAGVLVAGVSGVSWMFGHERPKAETFIAKVDSYGADIASVVRRGLAEIGVHPEEVRGKRILLKPNMVEVRRGAEHINTHPAVIRGAAEAFLSLGAKGVMVGEGAGHSRDSIYVLEESGLAETLREDRIPFVDLNNDSLFILPNRTGLTRLKSLILPVSLKEVDWIVSVAKMKTHHWAGVTLSMKNLFGVMPGAVYGWPKNVLHQNGIERSILDINAAVKPHFAIVDGIIGMEGDGPIMGDPKHAGVLVMGRNLPSVDATSARIMGIEPQRVHYLHVASKWLGPVAENAIIQKGENIAAVRQNFALMDNIAAQKGLRIT; this is translated from the coding sequence TTGAATCACGAAAAGGACGGAATAACCCGTCGCGAATTCATCCTCGAGGCCGGAGTTCTGGTGGCAGGGGTTTCCGGTGTCTCCTGGATGTTCGGCCACGAGCGGCCGAAGGCGGAAACCTTCATCGCCAAAGTGGACTCCTACGGCGCGGATATCGCCTCGGTTGTCCGCCGGGGGCTTGCAGAGATCGGTGTGCATCCGGAGGAAGTCCGGGGGAAGAGGATTCTACTCAAGCCCAACATGGTGGAGGTCCGTCGCGGAGCGGAACACATCAATACCCATCCGGCGGTCATCCGGGGAGCGGCGGAAGCCTTTCTCTCCCTGGGCGCAAAAGGAGTCATGGTCGGCGAAGGAGCGGGACATTCAAGGGATTCCATCTACGTTCTCGAAGAATCGGGGCTGGCGGAAACGCTTCGGGAGGATCGCATCCCGTTCGTCGATCTGAACAATGATTCGTTATTCATACTGCCGAACAGAACCGGTCTGACCCGGCTGAAGTCGCTCATTCTTCCCGTTTCACTCAAGGAGGTGGACTGGATCGTCTCGGTCGCCAAGATGAAAACCCACCACTGGGCAGGGGTGACACTGAGCATGAAGAATCTCTTCGGAGTCATGCCGGGCGCCGTCTACGGATGGCCCAAGAATGTACTCCATCAGAATGGGATCGAACGCTCCATACTGGACATCAACGCCGCCGTCAAGCCGCATTTCGCCATCGTCGACGGGATCATCGGCATGGAAGGGGACGGGCCGATAATGGGTGATCCAAAACATGCTGGGGTACTGGTGATGGGACGAAATCTGCCGTCCGTGGACGCCACCAGTGCCCGAATCATGGGGATCGAACCTCAAAGGGTGCACTATCTTCATGTCGCATCAAAATGGCTGGGACCGGTTGCTGAGAACGCCATCATCCAAAAAGGAGAAAACATAGCCGCCGTGCGACAGAATTTCGCCCTCATGGATAATATCGCGGCGCAGAAGGGTCTGCGTATAACTTGA
- a CDS encoding mannosyltransferase family protein yields the protein MTPETSPSGNSLKEAWKTTILAFLASRVLSGLFVYLGHIHRSRISDPGAWEGVSHPWLNPWTTYDSVYYLVIARSGYIFENITTAFFPFYPWLLKLGGSQQTGMAAAGVIISNLSFLFALFLLYRLTEIDFGPSVSKKTVWLLAFFPTTSFFSAVYAESIFLLLVLGSFFSARKGKWEFAGICGLLASLTRNPGALIFVGLALEYFRSVDYDFRRLRFPPLFFISQPLIGFIGMQFYLWHKLGIPMAGVASQQSFYRSPGWPWEAVWKDFVGFFTYLHFDLVTFINLLVIFATVFLLVRFGRILRPSYGVFLIGLILMNLIYYIKIPPHTTGTARYILTAFPFFQLLALLVEKNGFRALARPMAGTYAYTCFLFSFLFGLKSFLG from the coding sequence ATGACACCTGAGACATCACCCTCCGGAAACAGTCTAAAAGAAGCATGGAAAACAACTATTCTCGCCTTTCTCGCTTCGCGCGTTTTGAGCGGTCTTTTTGTTTATCTGGGCCATATTCATCGCAGTCGGATATCTGATCCCGGTGCCTGGGAAGGTGTTTCCCATCCATGGCTTAACCCCTGGACGACGTATGATTCTGTTTATTACCTTGTTATCGCCCGAAGCGGATACATTTTCGAGAATATCACGACAGCCTTCTTCCCCTTTTATCCCTGGCTTTTAAAGCTTGGAGGAAGTCAACAGACAGGCATGGCCGCGGCTGGAGTCATTATCTCGAATCTCAGCTTTCTTTTCGCCTTGTTCCTTCTCTATCGTCTTACAGAAATCGATTTCGGCCCAAGCGTTTCAAAAAAAACCGTCTGGCTCCTTGCTTTTTTCCCGACCACCTCCTTTTTCAGCGCCGTTTACGCCGAGTCGATCTTTCTGCTCCTGGTCCTCGGCAGCTTTTTCTCTGCAAGGAAGGGTAAATGGGAGTTTGCCGGCATCTGCGGACTGCTGGCGTCGCTGACCCGCAATCCCGGCGCGCTGATCTTCGTCGGTTTGGCTCTCGAATATTTCCGGTCGGTAGATTACGACTTTAGACGATTGCGCTTCCCTCCTCTTTTCTTTATTTCACAGCCCCTGATCGGTTTCATAGGGATGCAGTTCTATCTATGGCATAAGCTCGGGATTCCCATGGCCGGGGTGGCGAGCCAGCAATCCTTTTATCGCTCGCCCGGATGGCCATGGGAGGCCGTCTGGAAAGATTTCGTCGGATTTTTTACTTACCTTCACTTCGATCTGGTCACTTTCATCAACCTCCTGGTTATTTTTGCAACCGTCTTTCTCCTTGTCCGATTCGGCCGGATACTTCGCCCGTCGTATGGGGTATTCCTGATCGGCCTGATCTTGATGAATCTGATTTATTACATAAAGATCCCACCGCACACCACCGGAACTGCAAGATATATACTGACTGCTTTCCCTTTTTTTCAGCTGCTAGCCTTATTGGTCGAGAAGAATGGATTCAGGGCTCTTGCACGTCCGATGGCAGGGACGTACGCCTATACATGTTTTCTTTTCAGTTTCCTGTTCGGGCTGAAGTCTTTTTTAGGATAA
- a CDS encoding thrombospondin type 3 repeat-containing protein, with the protein MAKKRSRFLVFLLVLAGLFGALALISCEGGSKSRSAKVADTNPVGTDGDLDGDGIGDAVDNCPTVINPDQADTDGNGIGDACEGDSDGDGVDSFVDNCPAVPNSDQIDSDGDGIGDACDLDQDGDGIDDTLDNCPNIPNPGQADTDGDGIGDACTGDRDGDGDDDFTDNCPNVPNPDQADSNDDGIGDACSGDTDGDGFSDFLDNCPTVPNPDQIDLDGDGIGDACEGDTEGDGVPDFIDNCPGTFNPDQTDTDEDGIGDVCESDRDADGVPDFQDNCPNISNPDQTDTDNDGIGDACTEDLDGDGTDDFLDNCPTVPNPDQTDSDDNGVGDACEDDSDSDGVIDFLDNCPDTDNPAQTDTDGDGIGDACDNCPGTANSDQTDTDGDGIGDACDASPVADLYQWIGNTPLTVTSEQGLLANDPDGTTIAASDSETALGGSVTVNADGSFTYIPVTGTTGDDTFTYTPSGSGTPVTVTIGMDHLAWYVNNIAAPGGDGHFNSPFNALTAAEVVSNVGDTVFVYEGDGTSANQSLGFILKADQKLLGQGVDFIFNGFTIVAAAGPPVIVDTADPVAIVNVASNNEVAGLRLQGGQVGSAGISGSGSGGFNIHENSITGTRKEGILLSNVSGNGFISNNIIDDTRGVGIKVSTSTASAANLDISGNTLGTAALGVADDGIQVIYGQGAAGGKVMIANNQVEKSGGAGIVLEAGGASKVTSTLSGNSVTGTVRPGIRSLSSGSAKHRTVLKMNHVSNTSQEGIDLEANETSRLSVLVLDNTIDGGQSFAVDALSGGSNIKQSVLCLNMANTDADAGLRFKVVIEALAAFLVEGPTQADFEAANTNIGPVNYVPRVMTAEEEGTGIRFIPAGTCGF; encoded by the coding sequence ATGGCTAAGAAAAGAAGTAGGTTTTTGGTGTTCCTGCTTGTTTTGGCAGGTCTCTTCGGCGCTCTCGCTCTGATCTCCTGCGAAGGAGGGAGCAAATCCAGATCCGCCAAGGTAGCGGATACAAACCCTGTCGGCACAGATGGGGACCTGGACGGCGACGGGATCGGAGACGCGGTGGACAACTGTCCGACGGTGATCAATCCAGACCAGGCCGACACCGACGGCAATGGCATCGGTGATGCCTGTGAAGGGGATTCGGACGGCGATGGAGTCGACAGTTTCGTGGATAACTGTCCTGCCGTGCCGAACTCCGACCAGATCGACAGCGACGGAGACGGCATCGGCGATGCCTGCGATTTAGATCAGGATGGAGACGGCATCGACGACACTCTGGACAACTGCCCGAATATTCCCAATCCCGGCCAGGCCGACACCGACGGGGATGGCATCGGCGATGCCTGTACCGGCGACCGTGACGGCGATGGTGATGACGACTTCACCGACAACTGTCCCAATGTACCCAACCCTGACCAGGCTGATTCCAACGATGACGGCATCGGCGACGCCTGCAGCGGTGATACCGATGGCGACGGATTCAGCGATTTCCTCGATAATTGCCCAACGGTGCCTAACCCCGACCAGATCGACCTGGACGGCGATGGTATCGGCGACGCCTGCGAGGGAGACACGGAAGGTGACGGAGTACCTGATTTTATTGACAATTGCCCCGGCACCTTCAACCCTGACCAGACCGATACTGATGAAGACGGAATCGGCGACGTCTGCGAGAGCGATCGGGATGCTGATGGGGTGCCCGATTTCCAGGACAATTGTCCCAATATCTCCAATCCGGATCAGACGGATACCGATAATGATGGCATCGGAGATGCCTGCACGGAGGACCTCGACGGTGACGGGACCGATGATTTCCTTGATAACTGCCCCACGGTGCCCAACCCCGACCAGACCGACTCCGACGATAACGGGGTCGGCGATGCCTGCGAGGACGATTCCGACAGCGACGGAGTCATCGATTTCCTCGACAATTGCCCGGACACCGACAACCCGGCGCAGACCGACACAGACGGCGACGGCATCGGCGACGCCTGCGACAACTGTCCCGGCACCGCCAATTCCGATCAGACCGACACGGACGGCGACGGTATCGGCGACGCCTGTGACGCGTCACCTGTGGCCGACCTCTACCAGTGGATCGGCAATACACCGCTGACTGTAACGAGCGAGCAGGGTCTGCTGGCCAACGATCCGGACGGAACCACCATCGCAGCCTCTGACAGTGAAACCGCTCTCGGCGGTTCTGTGACGGTCAATGCCGACGGCAGCTTCACTTATATACCGGTGACCGGAACTACCGGCGACGATACCTTCACCTATACGCCGTCGGGCTCCGGCACTCCGGTAACTGTCACCATCGGGATGGACCATCTGGCCTGGTACGTGAACAACATTGCCGCTCCGGGTGGGGACGGACACTTCAATAGCCCCTTCAATGCCTTGACGGCGGCCGAGGTTGTCTCGAACGTGGGAGACACCGTCTTTGTCTATGAAGGCGACGGAACCTCCGCCAACCAGAGCCTGGGATTCATTCTGAAGGCGGACCAGAAACTGCTCGGCCAGGGGGTGGACTTCATCTTCAACGGCTTCACCATCGTTGCGGCGGCAGGTCCTCCGGTCATCGTCGACACCGCCGATCCGGTCGCGATCGTCAATGTGGCTTCCAACAACGAGGTGGCAGGGCTGCGTCTCCAAGGGGGGCAGGTGGGAAGCGCCGGTATTTCCGGCAGCGGCTCCGGCGGGTTCAATATCCATGAAAACAGCATTACCGGCACACGAAAAGAGGGAATTCTACTCTCAAACGTTTCCGGCAACGGATTCATTTCGAACAATATCATCGACGACACAAGGGGAGTAGGAATCAAGGTGAGCACCTCTACGGCGTCCGCCGCCAACCTTGATATCTCCGGCAATACTCTGGGTACGGCTGCGCTGGGGGTTGCCGATGACGGAATCCAGGTCATCTACGGACAGGGCGCCGCGGGCGGGAAGGTGATGATTGCAAATAACCAGGTCGAAAAATCAGGTGGTGCGGGAATCGTTCTGGAAGCCGGAGGGGCTTCAAAAGTGACCAGCACTCTGAGCGGAAACTCGGTCACCGGAACGGTAAGGCCCGGCATCAGATCCCTGTCCAGCGGCAGTGCAAAGCACCGCACTGTCCTGAAGATGAACCATGTCTCGAACACTTCCCAGGAAGGGATCGATCTCGAGGCCAACGAAACCAGCCGGTTGTCGGTCCTGGTCCTCGACAACACAATTGACGGCGGCCAGAGTTTTGCCGTCGACGCCCTCTCCGGCGGCAGCAACATCAAGCAATCGGTGCTGTGTCTGAACATGGCCAATACCGATGCCGACGCCGGCTTGCGGTTCAAGGTGGTCATCGAAGCCCTGGCGGCGTTCCTGGTCGAGGGCCCGACACAGGCCGATTTCGAGGCCGCCAACACCAACATAGGGCCCGTCAACTACGTGCCCCGGGTCATGACGGCGGAAGAGGAAGGCACGGGCATACGGTTCATCCCGGCCGGAACCTGCGGCTTCTAG
- a CDS encoding 6-pyruvoyl-tetrahydropterin synthase-related protein has product MPDKSKNAYRHYILIIVAGAVFTIPAFLSDFYSGHNVLTHLLWSRHFAEQFWSGDPYPRWLMNMNSGLGSPAFFFYFPVPYLFTNLFHLPLLGLDHSGWLQLGLSSASALALSGIGAYLWLEKLVDRNSAAIGAALYMIMPYHLLIDLYLRFAFTEFWAFAWMPLILYCSHLVVEGKRSAILSYAVVYSLLIMTHLPTTLLFSPVAILYNLFLCKSNFNLKLISRIIFANILSFGLSAFYLIPALTTQSNISMNIMNNGLYNYSKNFLFSSLNEQPPDSHYFLSSLNFVTVSVFLIAVLCFYLIGNNNENNSKQKRFWMTISIFSVFMMLQASSFAWKALPLLQRIQFPYRMNTVLTVAVTALAAIALSTIFDSRPKKKLTLNQRFALVLFSSFFLSQMIMTAATVYARATGEWDPEKQRVIKQELYTSPEVPEYRPRWAAPSLLYGEQQKRPAAVIEGGNAKVTLWQPRRIVVATAAEKPSDLEIRHLFYPGWSAALDGLKESDLSVRPSPEGLVSVSVPPGHHEIELTLQRQSGEKAGMSISVLSAFIGFLSLSRLFNAGNRIHDT; this is encoded by the coding sequence ATGCCAGATAAATCTAAAAATGCTTATCGTCATTACATCCTCATAATAGTTGCCGGGGCTGTTTTTACGATTCCTGCTTTTCTTTCGGACTTCTATTCCGGTCACAATGTTTTGACCCATCTTCTTTGGTCCAGGCATTTTGCTGAACAGTTCTGGTCGGGAGACCCCTATCCGCGCTGGTTGATGAACATGAATTCCGGGTTGGGCAGTCCGGCATTTTTCTTTTACTTTCCTGTCCCTTACCTCTTTACAAACCTGTTTCATCTTCCCCTTCTCGGCCTTGACCATTCCGGTTGGCTTCAATTGGGGTTATCCTCTGCTTCGGCATTGGCTCTGTCCGGCATCGGAGCTTATCTCTGGCTGGAGAAACTGGTCGACAGAAATTCAGCTGCCATCGGGGCGGCCCTTTACATGATCATGCCGTACCATCTTCTCATAGATCTTTACCTGCGTTTTGCATTTACTGAATTCTGGGCTTTTGCCTGGATGCCTCTGATCCTGTACTGCTCTCATCTGGTTGTCGAAGGTAAGAGGTCGGCAATTCTGAGTTATGCCGTTGTTTACTCCCTTTTAATCATGACCCATCTACCAACGACTCTCCTGTTTTCTCCCGTTGCTATTTTATATAATTTATTCTTATGCAAAAGCAATTTTAACCTTAAATTAATTTCAAGAATTATTTTTGCAAATATTTTGTCTTTTGGTCTTTCTGCTTTTTATCTCATTCCTGCACTGACAACCCAATCAAATATAAGTATGAATATCATGAACAATGGTTTATACAATTATTCCAAAAACTTCTTATTTTCATCATTAAATGAACAACCTCCCGATTCACATTATTTTTTGAGCAGTTTAAATTTTGTCACTGTATCTGTATTTTTAATAGCTGTTCTCTGCTTTTATCTGATAGGCAATAATAATGAAAACAATTCCAAACAAAAAAGATTCTGGATGACCATAAGTATTTTTTCAGTCTTCATGATGTTGCAGGCTAGTTCTTTTGCATGGAAGGCTCTTCCCCTCTTACAACGAATTCAGTTTCCGTATAGAATGAATACCGTGCTGACAGTCGCGGTTACGGCCCTGGCAGCCATTGCCCTGTCAACCATTTTTGACTCCCGACCGAAAAAGAAGCTGACGCTGAATCAAAGATTTGCCCTCGTTCTCTTTTCTTCTTTTTTCCTGAGTCAGATGATTATGACTGCGGCAACGGTTTACGCCCGGGCGACGGGTGAGTGGGATCCGGAAAAACAGAGGGTGATCAAACAGGAGCTGTATACCAGTCCGGAAGTTCCCGAATACAGACCGCGCTGGGCAGCCCCCTCTCTGCTCTATGGCGAACAGCAAAAACGTCCGGCAGCCGTAATTGAGGGGGGAAATGCCAAGGTCACCCTCTGGCAACCGCGGCGGATCGTCGTCGCGACGGCTGCAGAGAAGCCTTCCGATCTGGAGATTCGGCACCTTTTTTATCCCGGATGGTCTGCAGCGCTTGATGGCCTTAAAGAAAGCGATCTCTCGGTCCGGCCTTCACCGGAAGGTCTCGTGAGCGTTTCCGTACCGCCGGGACATCATGAGATTGAGCTGACCCTTCAGCGACAATCTGGTGAAAAGGCCGGCATGTCAATAAGTGTGCTCAGTGCTTTTATCGGATTTCTGAGTCTTTCGAGACTCTTCAATGCGGGGAACAGGATTCATGACACCTGA
- a CDS encoding bifunctional diguanylate cyclase/phosphodiesterase has protein sequence MKHQSDKTLKSVARPDVERPMVLVVDDEVFMRQTCRAALEEAGFQVEEACRGQEALDLFLRLRPALVILDLVMPEMDGYETCAYLRLLKEGRHTPILAVTGLQDTASILKAYEAGASDCISKPVNGELLACRARYLVRAGRAFEELDRSEARLELLGAGVESLPIGITLSDAEGRIIYTNPAEAAMHGYKVEELLHQDARVLAPEHLHGARVLEKTHKCGIWRRESVNRRKDGEEFPVQLASVVVRNARKESLGTATICEDITERKKNEQKIHQLAYYDPLTGLPNRALFLDRLQKALASTDRSRQAVAVLFLDLDNFKDINDTQGHEFGDKLLKEVARRLSSCIRAADTLARLGGDEFVVMLAVRHEKTAASMALRIQETFRPPFEIDGRLTYAGFSIGIALYPNDAPDLEVLLRCADTAMYRAKAGGRQNYQFFSPEMNREIMEKVALEYALRQALDRQELTLCYQPQWDLQTGSRCVVEVLARWRHPELGDISPARFIPLAESSGLIYRLGEWVLRSACTQAKVWAEAGCPVERVAVNISGHQLRQPDFTDLIERVLAETKLDPARLELEFTEGVLMEHAGQTATIMQILKGMGIQLSIDDFGTGYSSLSYLKHFPIDRIKIDRAFVAGIERDPGDTAIVTAVIALAHTLKIKVLAEGVETRAQLEFLQESGCSEGQGFFLGAPMKAEELVRWLEAESEIFAPGPKEKQILALQYLGQHLQTSSPFG, from the coding sequence ATGAAGCATCAGTCGGACAAAACCTTGAAGTCGGTCGCCAGGCCCGACGTCGAGCGGCCGATGGTTCTGGTGGTTGACGATGAGGTCTTCATGCGCCAGACCTGCCGTGCAGCCCTGGAGGAAGCCGGCTTCCAGGTGGAGGAGGCCTGCAGGGGGCAGGAAGCGCTCGACCTTTTTCTGCGGCTGCGCCCCGCCTTGGTGATCCTTGACCTGGTGATGCCGGAGATGGACGGATATGAAACCTGCGCCTATCTGCGGCTCTTAAAGGAAGGGAGGCACACGCCGATCCTGGCGGTCACCGGGCTTCAGGACACCGCTTCAATACTCAAAGCCTACGAGGCCGGAGCGAGCGATTGCATTTCCAAGCCGGTCAACGGAGAGCTTCTCGCCTGCCGAGCCCGCTACCTGGTACGGGCCGGCAGGGCCTTCGAAGAACTGGACAGAAGCGAGGCCCGCCTCGAACTTCTGGGGGCGGGTGTGGAGTCGTTGCCGATCGGCATCACTCTCAGCGATGCCGAAGGGAGGATCATTTACACCAATCCGGCTGAAGCGGCAATGCACGGCTACAAGGTGGAAGAACTCCTGCACCAGGATGCCCGGGTTCTGGCGCCGGAACATCTGCACGGCGCCCGGGTTCTGGAAAAGACCCACAAATGCGGCATATGGCGGCGGGAGAGCGTGAACCGACGCAAAGATGGTGAAGAGTTTCCGGTCCAGCTCGCTTCAGTCGTTGTCCGGAACGCTCGGAAGGAATCTCTCGGCACCGCCACTATCTGTGAGGACATCACCGAGCGCAAGAAGAACGAGCAGAAAATCCACCAGCTTGCCTATTATGACCCTCTCACCGGTCTTCCCAATCGAGCCCTCTTTCTCGATCGCCTGCAAAAGGCACTCGCATCGACCGACAGATCCAGGCAGGCGGTCGCCGTCCTTTTCCTCGACCTCGACAATTTCAAAGACATCAACGACACTCAGGGACACGAGTTCGGCGACAAGCTTCTCAAGGAGGTGGCCCGAAGGCTCTCCAGCTGCATCCGTGCGGCTGACACCCTGGCCCGGTTGGGAGGGGACGAGTTCGTGGTCATGTTGGCTGTCAGGCACGAGAAGACCGCCGCCAGCATGGCTCTTCGCATTCAGGAAACCTTCCGTCCGCCCTTCGAGATCGACGGGCGACTGACCTATGCCGGCTTCAGCATCGGTATTGCCCTTTATCCCAACGACGCTCCCGACCTGGAGGTGCTGCTGCGCTGCGCCGATACAGCCATGTACCGAGCCAAGGCAGGGGGCCGGCAAAACTATCAGTTCTTTTCGCCCGAGATGAACAGGGAAATCATGGAGAAGGTGGCCCTGGAATACGCACTTCGGCAGGCGCTTGACCGGCAGGAACTCACTCTGTGTTACCAACCCCAATGGGACCTGCAGACCGGAAGCCGCTGCGTGGTAGAGGTGCTTGCCCGTTGGCGCCACCCCGAGTTAGGTGATATATCGCCTGCGCGATTCATTCCTTTGGCCGAAAGCAGCGGCCTTATTTACAGGCTGGGAGAGTGGGTCCTGCGCTCTGCCTGTACCCAGGCCAAGGTCTGGGCCGAGGCGGGTTGTCCGGTGGAGAGGGTGGCCGTCAACATCTCGGGCCATCAATTGCGCCAGCCCGACTTTACCGATCTCATCGAGCGCGTACTGGCTGAGACGAAGCTCGATCCCGCGAGACTTGAGCTGGAGTTCACCGAGGGCGTCCTCATGGAGCACGCCGGACAAACGGCAACCATAATGCAAATCCTCAAGGGAATGGGGATCCAGCTCTCCATCGACGATTTCGGCACCGGTTACTCTTCCCTGAGCTACCTGAAGCATTTCCCGATCGACCGGATCAAGATCGATCGGGCATTTGTGGCCGGCATCGAGCGCGATCCGGGGGATACCGCCATCGTGACGGCGGTCATTGCCCTGGCCCACACCTTGAAGATCAAGGTTCTGGCCGAGGGGGTGGAGACCCGCGCCCAACTCGAGTTCCTGCAGGAAAGCGGCTGCAGCGAAGGCCAGGGATTCTTTCTGGGTGCCCCGATGAAAGCAGAGGAACTGGTCCGATGGTTGGAGGCGGAGTCGGAGATTTTTGCACCCGGACCGAAGGAGAAACAGATCTTGGCCCTTCAATATCTCGGCCAGCATCTTCAAACTTCATCTCCTTTCGGGTGA
- a CDS encoding HD domain-containing protein, which yields MGEDTREELVTDFPGRIRAAMEAYFGADKRRIEHALQVAGYARELLAYIDADEMLTMAAAYLHDIGIPEAERKYGSCAGPYQEQEGPPVAREILSGLGAPERFVSAVCSLIGSHHTPAAIDSPEFRILWDADALVNLAEVLPAKSHDEIRAILEKCMLTEPGFRRAITLFLP from the coding sequence ATGGGTGAGGATACAAGGGAGGAACTTGTGACCGATTTTCCCGGGAGAATCCGGGCCGCCATGGAGGCGTATTTCGGAGCTGATAAACGTCGGATCGAGCATGCCCTTCAGGTGGCCGGGTATGCCAGAGAGCTGCTGGCCTATATTGATGCAGACGAAATGCTGACCATGGCCGCCGCCTATCTTCACGATATCGGAATCCCGGAGGCCGAGCGCAAGTACGGTTCGTGCGCCGGACCCTACCAGGAGCAGGAGGGTCCCCCTGTCGCGCGGGAAATCCTGAGCGGGCTCGGCGCTCCCGAGCGCTTCGTATCCGCCGTCTGTTCCCTGATCGGCTCGCACCACACACCGGCGGCGATCGACTCCCCCGAGTTTCGCATTCTCTGGGATGCCGACGCCCTGGTGAACCTGGCCGAAGTCCTCCCAGCAAAAAGCCATGATGAGATCCGTGCCATTCTTGAAAAGTGCATGCTCACCGAACCCGGTTTCCGCCGCGCCATTACTCTTTTTCTCCCATGA
- a CDS encoding prenyltransferase/squalene oxidase repeat-containing protein, whose amino-acid sequence MDPAILKILTELNQRSLSGGGFEEFPGKGYRPDSTAWAVMAFSAVDLNHASIAPALRSLTRSQSGDGGVALLPEYPQACWPTPLAILAWMNFQECAEPLQRAISFLLHFTGVHGDNPVGSPLAHNTALKGWPWIADTHSWVEPTALSVIALRSAGHRGHSRIAEAVEMLMDRQLHDGGWNYGNTEVYGQQLSPMPDSTGLALCALSGLITEKEVIGSIAYLNETVPEIRTPFSLSWGLLGLNAWNRPHETAGEFIDRCMNRRFLYGGFSTTHLCLLLLAHPDMAQSSIFQMQGSKT is encoded by the coding sequence ATGGATCCTGCTATCCTGAAAATCCTGACCGAGTTGAACCAGCGCTCGCTTTCCGGGGGCGGATTCGAGGAGTTCCCGGGCAAAGGATACCGACCCGATTCGACGGCTTGGGCTGTCATGGCTTTTTCCGCGGTCGATTTAAACCATGCTTCGATAGCCCCGGCTCTTCGTTCCCTGACCCGGAGCCAGTCGGGTGACGGCGGGGTTGCCCTTTTGCCCGAATATCCCCAGGCCTGCTGGCCCACTCCACTCGCGATCCTTGCCTGGATGAACTTCCAGGAGTGCGCGGAGCCCCTCCAGCGAGCCATTTCATTTCTTCTGCATTTCACAGGTGTGCATGGAGACAATCCGGTGGGCAGTCCGCTTGCTCACAACACGGCCCTGAAGGGGTGGCCCTGGATTGCCGATACGCACTCGTGGGTCGAACCTACGGCCCTTTCCGTAATCGCCCTGCGGTCGGCGGGACATCGAGGCCACTCGCGAATTGCCGAAGCCGTCGAAATGCTCATGGACAGACAGCTGCACGACGGCGGTTGGAATTACGGCAACACCGAGGTTTACGGCCAGCAGCTCAGCCCCATGCCCGACTCTACAGGACTGGCCCTTTGCGCTCTTTCCGGTCTGATCACGGAAAAAGAGGTTATCGGAAGCATCGCCTATCTCAACGAAACGGTTCCGGAAATCAGGACCCCTTTTTCTCTATCCTGGGGACTGTTGGGACTGAATGCCTGGAATCGCCCTCATGAAACTGCCGGAGAGTTCATTGATCGGTGCATGAATCGTCGTTTTCTCTATGGCGGTTTTTCGACTACCCATCTCTGCCTTCTGCTGCTGGCGCATCCGGATATGGCCCAATCGTCGATTTTTCAGATGCAAGGGAGTAAAACTTGA